The DNA segment AAAAACGGATGCGAAGCGGGAGACTGCGGCGCCTGCACGATTCTCCTCGACGGCCTGGCGGTGAATGCCTGCTGCGTCTTGGGCGTTCAGGTCGACGGCCGCAAAATCACCACCGTCAAGGGAATCGGGACCGTGGATAACCTCCACCCGATCCAGCAGAAATTCATCGAGCACGGCGGAATCCAATGCGGCTTTTGCACTCCCGGCATGATCGTGGCCGCCAAGGCGCTTTTGGATGAAAATTCCAAGCCGTCCCGCGAAGAGATCAAGGCCGGAATCGCCGGAAATCTTTGCCGCTGCACGGGCTACGTCAAAATCATCGACGCCATCGAGGCCGCTGCCGCCGATCTGGCCTCTCGCAAAAGGAAATCATAGTGACCTCAAAGGAAGGAAGCGGCGCCAAGCGCCGCAAGCCGGGCGAGATCGAACTCGCTTCCGTGGAAGCCGTTCAGGAGATATTCAAAAAACACGACTACATCGCCGACCGGACCTTGGCCACGACCCTTTTCCTCGCAATTCAGCTCGAAAAACCGCTTTTCCTCGAGGGAGAAGCGGGCGTCGGGAAAACCGAGCTGGCGAAGGTGCTGGCCACGGCCCTGGACACCGAGCTCATCCGGCTCCAGTGCTACGAGGGACTCGATTCGAACGCATCGCTCTACGAGTGGAACTACGCGAAGCAGCTCCTCCATATCAAGATGGAGGAGGGGCACAACTCCAACGTGAAGCAGGTGGAGAAGGACATCTTCAGCCAGGAGTACCTGATCGAACGCCCCCTCCTCCGGGCCCTCCTCCACTCCAAGGAGCGTCCCGTGGTGCTGCTCATTGACGAGGTGGACCGCTCCGACGAAGAATTCGAGGCATTCCTTCTCGAAATTCTCTCGGACTACCAGATCACCATCCCCGAGATGGGCACCATCAAGGCGGTCCGCAAGCCACTGGTCGTCCTCACCAGCAACCGCACGCGCGAAATCCACGACGCTCTCAAGCGCCGCTGCCTCTACCTGTGGGTGGACTACCCTACCTTCGAAAAAGAGGTGGAGATCGTTTTAACCAAAGTCCCGGGGACGCCTGAGATTCTCGCCGAGCAAATTTGCCGGTTCATGATCGAGGCGAGAAAGATGGACTTCTACAAGCGGCCCGGGGTGGCCGAAACCCTCGATTGGGCGCAGGCCCTCCTCATCCTCCACAAGTCCGAACTCGACCCGGAGGCCGTTCGCGATACGATAGGCTGCATCCTCAAGTACCAGGAGGACATCCGGCGCATCGAAGAAAACGGCTACGATCGGGTGGTCGCCTCTTCCCAGCTAGCCAAAGATGCCTAAGAGCACGCTCCCATGACCATCCGGCCCATCGTCGCCGGCACCCTTCCCCGGCGGAAGGTACGCACACCCGGACACGGTGTCCACGGCGAAGTTATCGGTTTTTGCCGGGTACTCCGCCGCGCCGGGCTGAAGGTCACCTCCGGCCGCATCATCGACCTGTTCCGCAGTCTCGAGCACCTCAACATCACCCAGCTGGACAACATCTACGTCTCCACGAAGGCGAACCTCGTATCGAGCCAGGAGGAAAGCGCCCTCTTCGATGCTGTCTTCAGACGCTACTGGTTCGATGAGCAGGGAAACGAATACAGCGGGGACGATACGGCCCAGATGGACGCGGCGGCCGAGGACGACTCGGGCGACGGCGGCGGCCAGGAGGGCGGCACCCCGGCCGAGGAGGGCGACTCGGACTCCCAGGCCGACAAGCAAGAGGGGAGCAACCTCCCCTCCGACGAGGAAGAGGGCGTAGAGGGCGAACCCGGCGATGCCGACGAGGAGGAAGAAGGCCTCCCCTCCTACAGCCCCGGTGAAGTCCTCATGCAGAAGGATTTTTCAACCTTTGAAGCCGATCAGATCGCAGAGCTCAGGCGGATGATCGCCCGCCTGGTACCGAAGCTGGCCACCAAGATCAGCCGGCGCAAAAAATCAGACCTCCGCGCCCGCGAGATCGACCTCAAGCGCAGCGTCAAGCGGAGCATCCGCACGGGCGGCGAAGTCCTCCGTCTGTTCCGCCGTCGCCGGAAAATCCAGAAAACACAGCTCGTGCTTCTCTGCGACGTCTCCGGCTCGATGGACAGCTACAGCCAGTTCCTGATTCAGTTTCTTTACAGCCTGCAAAACGAGATCAAATCCCTGCGGACGTTTGTTTTCAGCACACGTCTCACCGACGCCACCCCCTATCTGCGCCACAAAGATGTCCGCACGGCCCTCCAGCGCCTCGCCCACGAGGTGCACGACTGGAGCGGCGGCACCCAGATCGGCAACTGCATCAAAGACTTCAACTATCATCACGGCAGGCAGATCATGAACCGCCGCACCATCGTCCTCATCATCTCCGACGGCTGGGACCGAGGCGATACCGACACCCTCGCCGCAGAAATGGACCGCCTGAAAAAGAAATGCCACAAGCTCCTCTGGCTGAATCCGCTGCTCGGCAGCCCCGGCTACCGGCCCATCGATCGGGGAATGCGCACAGCGCTTCCCTACTGCGACGCTTTCATGTCGGCGCACAACCTGGACAGCCTGGTCGAGATGACCGAGAAAATTTCCAATATTTAACTTTACCTCCCCCCCCATTCGCTGTAATCTCCCTGCGCGTTTCCACCCGTCGGCTCAACTTTCCAAGGGGTAGGGTCATATCTATGGCAAAACTCCTGATATACACGGCGGATTACGACTTCGCCGACGCCCTGACGCGGTCTCTGCGCCGGGAGGGACATGCGTGCAAAATCGTCGATGACGAAGAGGAGGTCCTCAACGAGGTGAAGGCGCGGGGGCTCGCGCTCATCCTTCTCGATGACGCCCCGGCGCTTTTGACCGTCAGCGACTTTCGGAAATGGACCTCTCTTCCTCTCCTCCTTCTTGCCGATCCGGGGCGCCTCCAGGAACATCGGATCCCGCTCGAGGCGGACGATGTCATCGTCAAACCCATCCGGGAGGAGGAACTTCTTTTTCGCGTTCGGAATCTTTGCCAAAACA comes from the bacterium genome and includes:
- a CDS encoding (2Fe-2S)-binding protein, producing MNVNGSPVQTEAAAHTTLLYLLRDLGFTEVKNGCEAGDCGACTILLDGLAVNACCVLGVQVDGRKITTVKGIGTVDNLHPIQQKFIEHGGIQCGFCTPGMIVAAKALLDENSKPSREEIKAGIAGNLCRCTGYVKIIDAIEAAAADLASRKRKS
- a CDS encoding MoxR family ATPase; this encodes MTSKEGSGAKRRKPGEIELASVEAVQEIFKKHDYIADRTLATTLFLAIQLEKPLFLEGEAGVGKTELAKVLATALDTELIRLQCYEGLDSNASLYEWNYAKQLLHIKMEEGHNSNVKQVEKDIFSQEYLIERPLLRALLHSKERPVVLLIDEVDRSDEEFEAFLLEILSDYQITIPEMGTIKAVRKPLVVLTSNRTREIHDALKRRCLYLWVDYPTFEKEVEIVLTKVPGTPEILAEQICRFMIEARKMDFYKRPGVAETLDWAQALLILHKSELDPEAVRDTIGCILKYQEDIRRIEENGYDRVVASSQLAKDA
- a CDS encoding VWA domain-containing protein, which encodes MTIRPIVAGTLPRRKVRTPGHGVHGEVIGFCRVLRRAGLKVTSGRIIDLFRSLEHLNITQLDNIYVSTKANLVSSQEESALFDAVFRRYWFDEQGNEYSGDDTAQMDAAAEDDSGDGGGQEGGTPAEEGDSDSQADKQEGSNLPSDEEEGVEGEPGDADEEEEGLPSYSPGEVLMQKDFSTFEADQIAELRRMIARLVPKLATKISRRKKSDLRAREIDLKRSVKRSIRTGGEVLRLFRRRRKIQKTQLVLLCDVSGSMDSYSQFLIQFLYSLQNEIKSLRTFVFSTRLTDATPYLRHKDVRTALQRLAHEVHDWSGGTQIGNCIKDFNYHHGRQIMNRRTIVLIISDGWDRGDTDTLAAEMDRLKKKCHKLLWLNPLLGSPGYRPIDRGMRTALPYCDAFMSAHNLDSLVEMTEKISNI